A genomic segment from Nodosilinea sp. FACHB-141 encodes:
- a CDS encoding glycosyltransferase family 2 protein, which yields MQGNCLTAIPSFVAEQLDYDALQPRFSLIAKPPLPQMQVSVIVPVRNEAEMLPKTLQALADQIDFEGNCLDAKSYEVIVLANNCTDASAAIARQFAQQHPQFQLHVVEQTLPPETAHIGRVRRMLMDEAHRRLQGLGQRHGIIASTDGDSQVDRQWIAAMRHEIAQGADAVGGRTVTHRAERAALDRATKTSYLRFVGYRYLIKQLEDYLDPDPFDRAPRHYQFFGANFAVTHEIYALAGGMPLLPTSEDVAFHRAIIKVGAKVRHSTLMRVTTSARRQGRATQGLADRLSQFQTLGQRQQSFLVASAAEVRAKLLVRRDLRRCWVQATSNQQHAGLAPQRLTQLAKRLTVPLAELHEAIEQSATFGELVQRVEHRQQAMGLWQQQWTAVPIEMAIADLRLCLHQQRQQALATDARRGLGGSRPCAD from the coding sequence ATGCAAGGCAATTGCTTAACAGCAATTCCCAGTTTTGTCGCTGAGCAACTGGATTATGATGCGCTTCAGCCCCGCTTTTCACTAATTGCTAAACCGCCGCTGCCCCAGATGCAAGTTTCTGTGATTGTGCCGGTTCGCAATGAAGCAGAAATGCTGCCCAAGACGCTGCAAGCCCTGGCAGATCAGATCGATTTTGAGGGCAATTGCCTGGATGCTAAAAGCTACGAAGTGATCGTCTTGGCCAACAACTGCACTGACGCTTCAGCGGCGATCGCCCGCCAGTTTGCCCAACAGCATCCCCAGTTTCAGCTGCATGTGGTGGAACAGACTCTGCCACCAGAGACAGCTCACATTGGGCGAGTGCGCCGCATGCTGATGGATGAAGCTCATCGACGGCTCCAAGGGCTAGGGCAGCGCCACGGCATCATCGCCTCTACCGATGGCGATAGCCAGGTCGATCGCCAATGGATTGCGGCCATGCGGCACGAGATCGCTCAAGGCGCTGATGCCGTGGGCGGGCGCACAGTGACTCACCGAGCCGAGCGAGCGGCCTTAGATCGGGCGACTAAAACTTCTTACCTGCGTTTTGTAGGGTATCGATACCTGATCAAGCAGCTGGAAGACTATCTCGATCCTGACCCCTTTGATCGGGCGCCGCGGCACTACCAGTTTTTTGGCGCTAACTTTGCAGTCACCCACGAGATATATGCCCTAGCGGGGGGCATGCCCCTGCTGCCCACCTCCGAGGATGTGGCCTTTCACCGGGCAATTATCAAAGTGGGAGCCAAGGTGCGCCACAGCACGCTGATGCGGGTGACCACCTCGGCGCGCCGCCAGGGGCGAGCGACCCAGGGCCTAGCCGATCGCCTCAGCCAGTTTCAAACCCTAGGGCAGCGGCAGCAGTCTTTTTTGGTGGCATCGGCGGCCGAGGTTAGGGCAAAACTGCTGGTGCGTCGCGATCTGCGCCGCTGCTGGGTGCAGGCCACCAGCAACCAGCAGCACGCTGGGCTGGCACCCCAGCGCTTGACCCAGCTGGCGAAACGGCTGACAGTGCCCCTAGCCGAGCTACACGAGGCGATCGAGCAGTCAGCAACCTTTGGGGAGCTGGTGCAGCGGGTTGAGCACCGTCAGCAGGCGATGGGTCTCTGGCAACAGCAGTGGACAGCGGTACCGATCGAAATGGCGATCGCCGATCTGCGCCTCTGTCTGCACCAGCAGCGCCAGCAGGCTCTAGCTACGGACGCTCGTAGAGGTCTAGGCGGTAGTCGGCCGTGCGCTGACTGA